The following proteins are encoded in a genomic region of Dyadobacter sp. UC 10:
- a CDS encoding DNA-formamidopyrimidine glycosylase family protein: MPEGPSIVILKEAIDALHLKGKVIRHAEGNAKIDLDRLINQQITDFRSWGKHFLICFPDFTLRIHFMLFGSYLINAQKKTLPRLTLIFDKDELNFYACSVQILDQPADQLYDWRGDIMANKWDAKLALKKLHENPKMLACDALLDQHIFSGSGNIIKNEVLFRTRVHPMSHIGAIPDDKLKELVNETRNYAFDFLKWKKENTLKKHWLAHTKKSCPRCNIPFHKEYLGKSKRRSYFCESCQERFLLETI; this comes from the coding sequence ATGCCAGAAGGTCCGTCCATTGTGATTTTGAAAGAAGCGATCGATGCGCTTCATCTGAAAGGAAAGGTGATCCGGCATGCCGAAGGTAATGCCAAAATCGACCTGGACCGGCTGATCAACCAGCAAATCACAGATTTCAGGTCGTGGGGAAAACATTTCCTGATCTGCTTTCCGGATTTTACTTTGCGCATTCATTTCATGCTTTTCGGCAGTTATCTGATCAACGCGCAAAAGAAAACACTTCCCCGGTTGACACTGATTTTTGATAAGGACGAACTGAATTTCTACGCATGCTCTGTCCAGATACTCGACCAGCCCGCTGACCAGCTTTACGACTGGCGCGGGGATATTATGGCGAACAAATGGGATGCTAAACTCGCATTGAAAAAGCTGCACGAAAATCCCAAAATGCTGGCCTGCGACGCATTGCTGGACCAGCATATCTTTTCGGGAAGTGGCAATATCATCAAAAACGAAGTCCTGTTCCGCACACGCGTTCATCCGATGAGCCACATCGGCGCGATACCCGACGACAAGCTGAAAGAGCTCGTCAACGAAACGCGTAATTATGCTTTCGACTTTTTAAAGTGGAAAAAGGAAAATACTTTGAAAAAGCACTGGCTGGCACACACCAAAAAGAGCTGCCCCAGGTGCAACATTCCCTTTCACAAAGAATACCTGGGAAAATCGAAACGCAGGAGCTATTTCTGTGAGAGTTGCCAGGAGCGTTTTTTACTCGAGACCATTTGA
- a CDS encoding AI-2E family transporter encodes MGLFFKSHKDDQPADQLNWIKARPDYPFYIKAPMILIGLYLIVYILALLQDIIVPFAFAGLIAILLNPVYNRLQKWNVNKILAIVLTILAAFLVVAGIMFFLSSQIVQFGEMLPQLEKKTMALLHDLQAWLSSTFGMSTQKQMSVLNEAVNSSRTYLGKTLNTVFGILSFFVLIPLYVFLLLYYKPLILNFIYEVFDEDNSEQVADILKETKGAVQSYIVGLMIEMSIIAALNSTALLILGVKYAVLLGVIGAILNLIPYIGGVIAIALPVLMSFITKDGFTTPLLIFAAYTLIQFVDNNIIVPRVVSSKVSVNALVSILIVLLGGTLWGVSGMFLSIPIVAVLKIIFDRIDELKPWGKLLGDKMPEDAPHEVVNPKETQ; translated from the coding sequence ATGGGATTATTTTTTAAAAGTCACAAGGACGACCAGCCGGCGGATCAGCTAAACTGGATCAAAGCCCGGCCCGATTATCCGTTTTATATCAAAGCACCGATGATCCTGATCGGGCTTTATCTGATTGTTTACATACTCGCGCTTTTGCAGGACATCATAGTCCCTTTCGCATTTGCAGGGTTAATTGCGATCTTACTCAACCCGGTTTATAACCGGCTTCAAAAGTGGAACGTCAACAAAATACTGGCAATCGTGCTGACTATCCTGGCAGCCTTTCTGGTCGTGGCCGGGATTATGTTCTTTTTGTCTTCGCAGATTGTTCAGTTTGGAGAAATGTTGCCGCAGCTTGAAAAGAAAACGATGGCATTGCTGCATGACCTGCAAGCCTGGCTTTCATCTACCTTTGGAATGTCGACTCAGAAGCAGATGAGTGTGCTGAACGAAGCCGTAAACAGCAGCCGGACCTACCTGGGCAAAACGTTGAATACAGTATTTGGGATACTCAGCTTTTTTGTACTGATCCCGCTTTATGTATTCTTGTTACTATATTATAAGCCGCTGATCCTGAACTTTATCTACGAGGTTTTTGATGAAGACAACTCAGAGCAGGTAGCCGATATCCTGAAAGAAACGAAAGGTGCAGTGCAGAGCTATATTGTGGGATTGATGATCGAAATGTCAATTATAGCGGCGCTCAATTCAACTGCATTACTGATTTTAGGTGTAAAATATGCGGTACTGCTGGGCGTAATCGGGGCAATCCTGAATCTGATACCTTACATAGGCGGGGTGATCGCGATTGCGCTGCCCGTGCTGATGTCTTTTATTACCAAAGATGGATTTACAACGCCGCTGCTGATATTTGCAGCCTATACACTGATCCAGTTTGTTGATAATAACATCATTGTTCCGCGTGTTGTTTCCTCTAAGGTTTCAGTCAACGCATTGGTTTCCATACTGATAGTATTACTCGGCGGGACATTGTGGGGGGTAAGTGGTATGTTCCTGTCTATCCCAATCGTTGCTGTATTGAAAATTATCTTCGACCGGATCGATGAATTGAAACCCTGGGGGAAATTGCTGGGCGATAAAATGCCGGAAGATGCGCCTCATGAAGTTGTTAATCCCAAAGAGACCCAATAA
- a CDS encoding FecR family protein, with amino-acid sequence MSENSFESEEDFLQDVRFQRWARGEAPEDKHFWQEFLRRHPDKVHLYEKAVAFILVMQGTALPQTESAEKARRIRDMISEAESERPVMQVWRWFRWAVAAMLVVGFGFWWNERNAGERDPIALLSGSNDSAEKMITRENGTKEAVLVNLPDGSSVLLAKGSSVRFDKDMKGGERIVFLTGEGFFEVVKDTQRPFFVFADKVVTRVLGTSFLVRSYPDSSEAIVAVKTGKVAVSSGKNGAGQPTSLTLLPNQQINLLRKNEKLITTITEITKPAEMTPVQQEPFEFQFTPVAEVLKILEANYAVKIHFDEEKMRHCTITASLKDEPFLQKIKLICLATESTFQIHDDQLIIYGNGCDNP; translated from the coding sequence ATGTCCGAAAACTCTTTTGAATCCGAAGAGGACTTCCTGCAAGACGTGCGTTTCCAGCGATGGGCGCGCGGGGAAGCGCCTGAGGATAAGCATTTTTGGCAGGAGTTTCTGCGCCGGCACCCCGACAAAGTTCATCTTTACGAAAAGGCAGTTGCCTTCATTTTAGTGATGCAGGGTACTGCATTGCCACAAACGGAGTCCGCAGAAAAGGCGCGCCGGATCAGGGATATGATCTCCGAAGCCGAAAGCGAGCGGCCTGTCATGCAGGTCTGGCGGTGGTTCCGCTGGGCAGTGGCTGCTATGCTGGTGGTCGGTTTTGGGTTTTGGTGGAATGAAAGGAATGCAGGCGAAAGAGACCCAATTGCTTTATTGTCCGGCTCAAATGATTCAGCTGAAAAAATGATCACCCGGGAAAATGGCACCAAGGAAGCGGTGCTGGTCAATTTGCCCGACGGGTCTTCGGTATTGCTTGCGAAGGGAAGCAGCGTGCGTTTCGATAAGGATATGAAAGGAGGCGAGCGGATCGTGTTCCTGACGGGCGAGGGCTTTTTTGAAGTTGTGAAAGACACACAGCGACCATTTTTTGTGTTTGCGGATAAAGTGGTTACCAGGGTACTTGGTACGAGTTTCCTGGTGCGATCGTATCCCGATAGCAGCGAGGCTATTGTTGCAGTGAAGACAGGAAAAGTCGCTGTTTCATCAGGAAAAAATGGCGCAGGCCAGCCAACTTCGCTCACCTTGCTGCCCAACCAGCAGATCAATCTGTTGCGTAAAAACGAAAAGCTGATCACAACCATCACCGAAATTACCAAACCCGCGGAAATGACGCCGGTGCAGCAGGAGCCTTTTGAATTTCAGTTTACCCCGGTTGCCGAGGTTCTCAAAATACTGGAAGCCAATTATGCAGTCAAAATCCATTTTGACGAAGAAAAAATGCGGCACTGCACGATTACCGCCTCTTTGAAGGACGAGCCTTTCCTGCAAAAGATCAAGCTGATCTGCCTGGCGACGGAGTCAACTTTCCAGATCCATGACGACCAGCTCATCATTTACGGGAACGGATGCGACAACCCATGA
- a CDS encoding RagB/SusD family nutrient uptake outer membrane protein, which translates to MKITFKQTLLSLSLVTFMTACDVNRLPETNISDMNFWTSESDIKAANNYLYTFLPGFTVPNEGNITEDNWSDDAFGLASNSVSDGSRLAPATATGNYNTPYNLIRAANNILEKAPRAAVTPAVLDRYLAEAYFFRAWGYFSLVQKYGGVPLILKTLGESSPELTEAAAPREKVVDQIYMDLDFAITKLPTITTLGNADYGRISRTAAQAFKARVGLYEGTYAKFHAKGDATKHLNIAVVSSKEVIDSKEHALFGNYFDLFQTAGEGRQNKENIIVKQYGVSSTERVLTHAYYRSSLETGSVNPTKSLADSYLMKDGLPLTKSPLWTLPDSSHKVFRNRDTRMSATFMKRGDAMMTTKPIFDIANLVFNKTGYMFRKFANISDWNTQASVTDRPLLRYAEVLLIFAEATYELKGAITDAELDMSINLLRTRGEIAKLTNAFVTANALNMRDEIRRERRVELAQEGFRYFDLIRWKIAETELVKPVLGNFYFKSEFAAATVNLTPDNIILVQAASFRKFDPAKDYLWPFPINEIALNPELRQNAGW; encoded by the coding sequence ATGAAAATTACATTCAAACAAACGCTGCTGAGCCTGTCGCTGGTCACATTCATGACAGCCTGCGACGTGAACCGTTTGCCGGAAACCAATATCAGTGATATGAATTTCTGGACTTCGGAGTCGGATATCAAAGCGGCTAACAATTACCTGTATACGTTTCTGCCGGGTTTTACGGTGCCCAACGAGGGAAATATAACCGAGGATAACTGGTCCGACGATGCATTTGGATTGGCATCCAATTCAGTCAGCGACGGTTCGCGACTTGCTCCTGCTACCGCTACCGGGAACTATAATACTCCTTATAACCTGATCCGCGCGGCTAACAATATTCTGGAAAAAGCGCCACGCGCTGCGGTAACGCCGGCTGTACTTGACCGATATTTGGCAGAAGCATACTTTTTCCGCGCCTGGGGTTATTTTTCACTGGTTCAGAAATACGGAGGTGTGCCTTTGATCCTGAAAACGTTGGGCGAAAGCAGTCCTGAGCTGACAGAAGCGGCAGCGCCGAGAGAGAAGGTTGTGGATCAAATCTATATGGATCTCGATTTTGCGATCACTAAGCTGCCAACGATCACAACGCTTGGCAATGCGGATTACGGCCGGATTTCCCGAACAGCTGCGCAAGCATTCAAAGCAAGAGTGGGCCTTTATGAAGGTACTTATGCCAAATTTCACGCAAAAGGTGACGCCACCAAACACCTGAATATTGCGGTTGTCAGCAGTAAAGAAGTGATCGATAGCAAGGAACATGCACTGTTCGGAAACTATTTTGACCTCTTTCAGACGGCAGGCGAGGGAAGGCAGAACAAAGAGAATATCATCGTGAAACAATATGGTGTTTCCTCTACGGAACGTGTGCTTACACATGCGTACTATCGTAGCTCGCTGGAAACGGGTAGCGTGAACCCTACAAAAAGCCTGGCGGATTCTTATCTGATGAAAGACGGGCTGCCTTTGACCAAATCGCCGCTTTGGACACTGCCGGATTCTTCGCACAAAGTATTCAGAAACCGCGACACACGTATGAGCGCTACTTTCATGAAACGGGGCGATGCGATGATGACGACCAAGCCAATTTTTGATATTGCCAACCTGGTATTTAACAAAACGGGTTACATGTTCCGGAAGTTTGCGAATATAAGCGACTGGAACACACAGGCTTCCGTGACCGACCGTCCGCTGCTGCGCTATGCGGAGGTATTGCTGATCTTCGCCGAAGCAACCTATGAGCTGAAAGGTGCGATCACGGATGCAGAGCTCGACATGTCGATCAACTTGCTGCGGACCCGGGGCGAAATCGCCAAACTGACCAATGCTTTTGTTACCGCCAATGCACTGAACATGCGCGATGAAATCCGCCGCGAACGCCGGGTCGAGCTGGCGCAGGAAGGTTTCCGTTACTTTGACCTGATCCGTTGGAAAATTGCTGAGACCGAGCTGGTAAAGCCGGTTTTGGGTAATTTCTATTTCAAATCTGAATTTGCTGCTGCTACCGTTAACCTGACGCCGGATAATATTATTTTGGTGCAGGCAGCCAGCTTCCGCAAATTCGATCCTGCGAAAGATTACCTCTGGCCTTTCCCGATCAATGAAATTGCATTGAACCCGGAATTGAGGCAGAATGCAGGTTGGTAG
- a CDS encoding RNA polymerase sigma factor: protein MYFPTAEPIDFATDDAALWLAYRHGDNKALGILAERYFTTLKRYGLKFMVDEAIVDDCIQDLFLDLWQNRHKINQTPSVKFYLLKSVRNSILEHLRYQQRFASDDSLPWDSGLPEQFNAESLLIEQETLDSLVQQINAQMATLPKREREALYLRYFENLSVTEIAAIMGVNRQSVSNFLQKALSRIRTKWLVTMTFILLFF, encoded by the coding sequence ATGTATTTCCCGACCGCGGAGCCTATCGATTTTGCAACAGATGACGCTGCGCTTTGGCTGGCTTACCGCCATGGTGACAACAAAGCCCTCGGCATCCTGGCCGAGCGTTATTTTACTACTTTAAAAAGGTATGGGCTGAAATTTATGGTCGACGAGGCGATCGTCGACGATTGCATTCAGGACCTTTTTCTTGATCTCTGGCAAAACCGCCACAAGATCAATCAGACTCCATCGGTTAAATTTTATCTGCTTAAATCGGTCAGGAACAGCATTCTGGAGCACTTGCGTTACCAGCAAAGATTTGCCAGCGACGATTCCCTGCCCTGGGATTCCGGCCTGCCCGAGCAGTTCAATGCAGAATCGCTGCTGATCGAGCAGGAAACGCTGGATAGTCTTGTTCAACAGATCAATGCGCAAATGGCTACGCTGCCCAAGCGGGAGCGGGAAGCGCTTTACCTGCGTTATTTTGAAAACCTGAGTGTGACTGAAATTGCGGCGATCATGGGCGTCAACCGGCAGTCGGTTTCTAATTTTCTTCAAAAGGCTCTTTCGCGGATCCGGACCAAGTGGCTGGTCACAATGACATTCATTTTATTATTTTTTTAA
- a CDS encoding TonB-dependent receptor, producing the protein MKKNLQMKFYKPLLTRKLCGAFSFPGLLVLLLASLNLASAAGAQEMLNQRISISVANENIETVVSKLEQSANVRFLYSREIIQSRRKVSFTATEQPLSKVLDGILQPLNLKYEVAGDKIILKRQTASPEAEAKPAASVNTNAPATADISVSGKITDDTGSPLPGVSILIKGTSKGATTNSDGSYNVEVVSGDAVLVISFVGYVSQEIQVGTRSVIDVQLVVDDKALEEVVVVGYGVQKKANLTGAVSTIDSKAIENRPSSNLSTGLQGVTPGLIITRQTGQPGRENIAIQIRGATSANGNVNPLVLLDGVSVPISTMQTMNPNDVESISVLKDAAAAAIYGAQAAGGVILITTKKGKSGKVTFDYTGQQGIDWSTNVPDRMSLLDEALFSNQARINSGSSPEYTDEEIQRIRDGVPYVVNPADTSSYLYYNQKPIADELLRKITSMSTHNITARGGTDKLNFLISGGYYNKQGVFKVGPDSYDRYNARINLGAELTKHLTLDSRLSYTHEYTNSSYAEANGGGLIYQVYRFRTRNPAFTPEGRYNTSNSTYAQLAEGGYNHYKRNFFDGVFTLTAANFVKGLQLRAVAGTQYRRGDRQRFNRTVPLWSKSKVASYVNQINSYNIDNELTKNINMQFLANYDFKIGEKHNIALFAGYQWEEFREDFLYSGATNLVSNDLPTLNLGDDKTKTNSQTIRTNAFQSVFGRFNYNFANKYLFEATVRLDESSKLAPGLRKKFFPSASVGWNMHQEDWFANTLPFFSEFKLRGSWGRLGGALGDAIGNYDYLSQLTRANNLVLGDSRTSYIYQGSIPSANLSWETIETTNGGLDLGLFQNRLQFNGDYYVKFNRNMLTAQQLPGTIGIGSPRKNNGELKSWGWETELRYRDKIGKEFTYSLAINFSDNNNRLISFSGRNVVGTGTNGLIEGYAMNTVWGYKTSGYFTSEDEVKNWAFQDNRAGVGDVKYNDIDGDKRITVGKGTAENHGDLVLLGTTAPRYLFGFTLGAGWKGFDFTAFFQGVGKRSYRSTAESIAPLLVTWKQAMGIHSDYWTPENQDALFPRPYTGATHNYLASDKWTLDASYIRLKNIQLGYTIPLRITEKVKISRARVFFSGQDILTLSGMGKFQGFFDPETRDGVENDYPFFATASFGLNVSF; encoded by the coding sequence ATGAAAAAAAATCTGCAAATGAAATTTTATAAACCCTTACTAACAAGGAAGCTATGTGGCGCGTTTTCCTTTCCGGGCCTTCTGGTATTGCTGCTGGCCAGTCTCAACCTGGCAAGTGCAGCGGGCGCGCAGGAAATGCTCAACCAACGGATCAGTATCTCGGTAGCTAATGAAAATATCGAGACGGTGGTTTCTAAACTGGAACAATCAGCGAACGTGCGCTTTTTGTACAGCCGGGAAATTATCCAGTCGCGCCGTAAAGTGAGCTTTACTGCTACCGAGCAGCCGCTTTCAAAAGTGCTCGACGGCATTTTGCAGCCACTTAACCTGAAATACGAAGTGGCAGGCGACAAAATCATACTGAAACGCCAGACGGCCAGTCCGGAAGCGGAGGCAAAACCTGCTGCGTCGGTCAATACCAATGCCCCGGCTACGGCTGATATTTCGGTTTCCGGTAAAATTACCGATGATACCGGCAGCCCGCTGCCTGGTGTGAGCATTCTGATCAAAGGAACTTCGAAAGGAGCGACTACCAATTCAGACGGTAGCTATAATGTGGAAGTCGTAAGTGGTGACGCAGTATTGGTAATCAGTTTTGTAGGGTATGTCAGTCAGGAAATTCAGGTAGGTACTCGCAGCGTGATCGACGTGCAGCTGGTGGTGGACGACAAGGCATTGGAAGAAGTTGTTGTGGTAGGTTACGGGGTCCAAAAGAAAGCCAACCTGACCGGCGCAGTATCGACCATTGATTCCAAAGCCATTGAAAACCGGCCTTCAAGTAACCTTTCAACCGGCTTACAAGGCGTAACTCCGGGTTTGATCATTACCCGCCAGACTGGTCAGCCAGGGCGTGAAAATATCGCGATCCAGATCCGTGGCGCAACTTCCGCAAATGGTAATGTGAATCCGCTCGTATTGCTCGACGGTGTGAGTGTGCCGATCAGTACCATGCAGACTATGAACCCGAATGATGTAGAAAGCATCAGTGTACTGAAAGATGCTGCTGCGGCCGCGATCTACGGTGCGCAGGCTGCGGGAGGGGTGATTTTGATTACAACTAAAAAAGGAAAATCAGGGAAGGTTACCTTTGATTACACAGGGCAGCAGGGTATTGACTGGTCGACGAACGTGCCGGACAGGATGTCGCTGCTCGATGAAGCATTGTTTTCCAACCAGGCGCGGATCAACTCAGGTTCCAGCCCTGAATATACCGACGAAGAAATCCAGCGTATTCGCGACGGAGTACCTTACGTGGTCAACCCGGCAGATACTTCTTCCTATTTATATTATAACCAAAAACCGATTGCGGACGAGCTTTTGCGCAAGATCACTTCCATGAGCACGCACAACATTACGGCGCGCGGAGGGACGGACAAGCTTAACTTTTTGATTTCAGGAGGTTACTATAATAAACAGGGTGTTTTCAAAGTAGGTCCCGACAGTTATGATCGTTACAATGCCCGGATCAACCTCGGCGCCGAGTTGACAAAACATCTGACGCTGGACAGCCGGTTGTCTTATACGCATGAATACACCAACAGTTCTTATGCTGAGGCCAATGGGGGCGGATTGATCTACCAGGTTTACCGGTTCCGTACCCGGAACCCTGCATTCACGCCGGAAGGTCGGTATAATACCTCAAACAGTACTTACGCGCAGCTCGCGGAAGGTGGTTACAACCATTACAAACGCAATTTCTTCGATGGTGTATTTACATTGACCGCAGCCAATTTTGTGAAAGGTTTGCAGCTGCGCGCGGTGGCAGGTACCCAGTACCGTCGCGGTGACCGTCAGCGTTTTAACCGCACCGTTCCATTGTGGAGCAAGTCGAAGGTAGCCAGCTATGTGAACCAGATCAATTCCTACAATATTGACAATGAGCTGACTAAGAATATCAATATGCAGTTTTTGGCCAATTATGATTTCAAGATTGGTGAAAAACACAATATCGCGCTTTTTGCAGGTTACCAGTGGGAAGAGTTCCGGGAAGACTTTCTCTATTCGGGCGCTACAAACCTGGTGAGCAACGATTTGCCTACCTTAAATCTGGGTGACGATAAAACGAAAACGAATAGCCAGACGATCCGTACCAATGCATTCCAATCTGTATTCGGCAGGTTTAATTACAATTTTGCCAACAAATACCTGTTTGAGGCGACTGTCCGGTTAGATGAAAGTTCCAAGCTGGCGCCTGGTTTGCGGAAGAAGTTTTTCCCGTCGGCATCTGTGGGGTGGAATATGCACCAGGAAGATTGGTTTGCCAATACACTTCCTTTCTTCTCTGAATTCAAGCTGCGCGGATCGTGGGGCCGCCTCGGTGGCGCATTGGGTGATGCGATCGGTAACTATGATTATCTGAGCCAGTTAACCCGGGCGAATAACCTGGTGCTGGGCGATTCGCGTACTTCTTACATTTATCAGGGATCAATTCCGTCTGCGAATTTGTCCTGGGAAACCATTGAAACGACCAACGGAGGTCTGGATCTTGGACTTTTCCAGAACAGGCTGCAATTTAATGGAGATTATTACGTGAAATTTAACCGTAATATGCTCACGGCCCAGCAGTTACCTGGTACGATCGGAATTGGCAGCCCACGCAAAAACAATGGGGAGCTGAAATCGTGGGGCTGGGAAACCGAGCTGCGGTACCGCGACAAGATTGGGAAGGAATTCACTTACTCGCTCGCAATCAATTTTTCAGACAATAATAACAGGCTGATCAGTTTCTCAGGCAGGAATGTAGTAGGTACCGGAACCAACGGATTGATCGAAGGTTACGCGATGAATACGGTTTGGGGTTACAAAACTTCGGGCTATTTCACGTCGGAAGACGAAGTGAAAAACTGGGCATTTCAGGATAACCGCGCTGGTGTAGGGGATGTGAAATACAATGACATAGACGGGGATAAGCGGATTACAGTAGGAAAAGGGACTGCTGAAAACCATGGTGACCTGGTGTTGCTGGGTACTACCGCGCCGCGTTATTTGTTTGGTTTTACCTTGGGTGCAGGCTGGAAAGGATTTGATTTTACTGCATTCTTCCAGGGTGTAGGTAAAAGAAGCTACCGCTCCACAGCAGAATCGATTGCGCCGCTTCTGGTTACCTGGAAACAGGCAATGGGCATCCACAGCGACTACTGGACACCCGAAAATCAGGATGCACTTTTCCCGAGACCTTACACCGGAGCTACGCACAATTATCTGGCATCGGACAAATGGACACTCGACGCGAGCTACATCAGGCTGAAAAACATCCAGCTGGGCTACACCATTCCTTTGCGCATTACCGAGAAGGTGAAAATTTCAAGAGCGCGCGTATTCTTCTCAGGGCAGGATATCCTGACGCTTTCGGGCATGGGCAAATTCCAGGGGTTCTTCGATCCTGAAACACGCGACGGTGTCGAAAATGACTATCCGTTCTTCGCGACGGCCTCATTTGGTCTAAACGTTTCCTTTTAA
- a CDS encoding MBOAT family O-acyltransferase, giving the protein MVFNSLHFLIFFIFTTTAYYTLVGRWRWVLLLTASAYFYASFIPAYLLILGTIILFDYFAGICIEKLSGMWRTVMLAASIVANIAFLAFFKYYDFLNENIALLLRAGGIDYQPGTMDGSYPGLLLPIGLSFHTFQSMSYTIEVYRGNQRAERHFGIYALYVLFYPQLVAGPIERPQNVLGQFRQHITFDWENIRHGLWLIAWGMFKKVVIADRLALITDPVFATPGTQNAANLAIAAAFYSIQIYCDFSGYSDIALGSARTMGYKLMVNFRSPYFSKSVAEFWQRWHISLSTWFRDYVYIPLGGNRQGRFRTWFNLMFVFLLSGLWHGADWKFVIWGAFHGLLLVASQIRIPGISSIPDVFRVAWTFLVVTLAWIFFRAHSTDDALLIIRTIATPANWSLPQLPLSNSESIFCFFLIIVLFLKEYLSPEFVPAGWRFWPALGMATLICYLWGVFGSNQFIYFQF; this is encoded by the coding sequence ATGGTTTTCAATTCTCTCCATTTTCTCATCTTTTTTATTTTCACAACTACTGCGTATTACACGCTTGTCGGGCGCTGGCGTTGGGTTTTACTCCTGACGGCCAGCGCCTATTTTTATGCGTCATTCATTCCTGCCTACCTGCTCATTCTAGGCACGATCATCCTCTTCGACTACTTTGCAGGCATTTGTATTGAGAAGCTTTCAGGAATGTGGCGGACCGTTATGCTTGCCGCCAGTATTGTTGCCAACATCGCTTTTTTGGCTTTTTTCAAATATTATGATTTTCTCAATGAGAATATAGCGCTTCTGTTGAGAGCCGGCGGGATCGATTATCAGCCAGGTACGATGGATGGGTCATATCCTGGCCTTTTACTTCCCATTGGCTTGTCGTTTCACACATTTCAATCCATGAGCTATACGATTGAAGTGTATCGCGGCAACCAGCGGGCAGAGCGTCATTTTGGTATTTACGCCCTATATGTGCTGTTTTATCCGCAACTCGTGGCAGGTCCTATCGAGCGGCCACAGAATGTATTGGGTCAATTCCGTCAGCACATTACGTTCGATTGGGAGAATATCCGTCATGGATTGTGGCTGATTGCCTGGGGTATGTTTAAAAAAGTCGTTATAGCAGACCGCCTGGCATTAATCACTGATCCGGTATTCGCTACTCCCGGAACACAAAATGCTGCCAACCTGGCCATTGCAGCCGCCTTTTACAGCATCCAGATTTATTGCGACTTCTCCGGCTATTCCGACATCGCCCTGGGATCGGCTCGGACAATGGGCTACAAACTAATGGTTAATTTTCGCTCACCGTACTTCTCAAAGTCTGTCGCCGAATTCTGGCAACGATGGCATATATCCCTTTCCACCTGGTTCCGCGACTATGTATACATTCCACTTGGCGGAAATCGTCAGGGGCGTTTTCGGACATGGTTTAACCTGATGTTTGTTTTCCTGCTGAGTGGCCTTTGGCATGGAGCTGACTGGAAATTTGTCATCTGGGGAGCGTTCCACGGCTTATTGCTCGTTGCCTCACAGATTCGGATACCAGGAATTTCATCCATTCCTGACGTCTTCCGGGTCGCCTGGACCTTCCTGGTGGTGACACTCGCCTGGATATTCTTTCGGGCCCACAGTACCGATGACGCCCTCCTGATTATACGTACGATTGCCACGCCAGCGAATTGGAGTCTCCCCCAACTGCCCCTGAGCAATAGTGAATCGATATTTTGCTTTTTCTTAATAATAGTATTGTTTTTGAAGGAATACCTGTCGCCTGAATTCGTGCCCGCGGGTTGGAGGTTCTGGCCTGCATTGGGAATGGCCACTTTGATATGCTATTTGTGGGGTGTATTTGGCAGCAATCAGTTCATCTATTTTCAGTTTTAA